From Hydra vulgaris chromosome 15, alternate assembly HydraT2T_AEP, one genomic window encodes:
- the LOC136072043 gene encoding small nuclear ribonucleoprotein Sm D1-like, with the protein MKLVRFLMKLSHETVTVELKNGTVAHGTITGVDMSMNTHLKAVKMTLKGKDPVQLETLSIRGNNIRYFILPESLPLDTLLVDDEPKSKARGDKGLRGRGRGGPRGRGRGRGRGGPRGGGGGGGGGGGPGRR; encoded by the exons ATGAAGCTTGTTAG ATTTCTGATGAAATTAAGTCATGAGACAGTTACTGTTGAGTTAAAGAATGGAACAGTTGCACATGGAACTATTACTG GTGTTGACATGAGCATGAATACTCatttaaaagctgttaaaatgacattaaaaggGAAGGATCCAGTTCAGCTAGAAACTTTAAGCATACGGGGAAATAACATTCGTTACTTCATACTACCTGAAAGTTTGCCTTTAGATACATTGCTTGTTGACGATGAACCTAAATCTAAAGCAAGAGGAGATAAag GTCTTCGTGGGCGTGGTCGCGGAGGACCTCGTGGACGTGGAAGGGGAAGAGGTCGTGGTGGTCCTAGAGGTGGAGGAGgaggtggtggtggtggtggtggacCTGGAAGACGTTAA